Sequence from the Cololabis saira isolate AMF1-May2022 chromosome 9, fColSai1.1, whole genome shotgun sequence genome:
GTTGATACATTTGTGTGTTATGCAGCTAATAGCCATTTAAATACCTGGAGGGGTCAACAGCAGTACAGGTCGGAGCCGATTTCCATGGAGACAGGAATAACGCATGGTCCCAATGTCAGAGGAGGATTTGAGATGCTGGGCAAGGCCTGCAAGGTACAGAGCCCTTTTCCTCGGAAACCTCTGATTCAAAACATCTTTTGGGTGGAGGACATCCTAGTAATAGTAAGGCAATTAGTCTTTATTTCACCATGCAGAATGAGAGCATCACCCCACTCTCAAGGCTTCAAATTATTACTTACACCTGGGATTGTGGCTGCCAAGTCCACCACAATGTGTGGTGTGATGCAAGTGTCCAGTGGGTAGCTCCCTATCAGGTTGACAGAAGCTGGAGGTGCCATGTGGAATTTACCCTTTGTTGCTTTGGGCACCAAGAGAAAAGGAACCTTAACAGCTCCAGACAGCCAAGACAGGTCATTAACCTAAACACAACAGCCATGGTTACAGACATGCAGGGGGTTGAACAGAGTTACGCATTTGTGCCAAAACATGAATgcttattcagattcagatccCAAAATAGTTTATCAATCCCCAAACTAattatgtaccgtattttcgcgaccataaggcgcaactttttttttttttttttttttttaaatgtgccgggcgccttaagaaacggtgcgccgtgtctattacctgaattacggtaatgtaaggccggccaccatgtgaatggtaaaaagagaagggggcgggggaAGCCCcggtgagttgcgacgtgaatgagactccactgagctgattaatgcgaaacagatgatgaaaacgtttaaggatttgcttgatgtgtaaagtgaaataaaatacaatcaaactaagttttgcttccgctctatttaaataagcacacttgttctgcagcgcgcgtgtgttttgcatgtcgggaaccgaggaagcacctgccgtgggtttgcgggtccgatcgccggttccccggggcagatccggctgaaattccagtgctctttccccgggagcccctacaacagtgcaggcgggctcctccggtcccggctggtcggaaccgtccacgttccccggttaaagcagcggctggagcagcgcggtgatcggcgctgctgcagccgacttcctggttccccaagcggggtccgatgacctggttcccggccgctttgcgagcagagatttcaggtgtctgtcccaggtcggatcaacttcaacctgcgagattttcaggcaaatctgtcggtttgatctccagtaaccaagatgcagaggatgcgctcaggagccgccaggctcccgccgcgggtttgccgggccagggcgcaccatccccggggcagatccggccgaaatgccgctggtctttccccgggagcccctgctcccatacaggtggaTGGCTTCGGTGTCggccggtccgaacaggtcacattcccggttaaagccgctgtgacgcgcgctgctgcaacccgacttccaGGTTCCCGAAGCTGGATCAGATCAAATTCTCCTGGTTCCCACCCGCtttaggagcagggatttcaggggtctgtcccaggtcggatcaacttcaacctgcgagattttcaggcaaatctgtcggtttgatctccggtaaccaagatgcagaggatgcgctcaggagccgccaggctcccgccgcgggtttgccgggccagggcgcaccatccccggggcagatccggccgaaatgccgctggtctttccccgggagcccctgctcccatacaggtggatggcttcggtcccagccggtccgaacaggtcacattcccggttaaagccgctgtgacgcgcgctgctccaccccgctggggagagacgggctctgcgcggtggaggatccgcacaacggggtatgaaaagtttatttactgttgtgcagaaagtgactgacaccgaggaaattcggactggcgcagctgaattagcggagctctttaatgcagaaacagaggttttgctcccgctctattttttaaataagcgcttgtgtgcttgtgtgtgcgttctgcatgtgtgtgcgttctgcagcgggtgtgtgtgttttccggccggcgtgttttgcggcacgcgtgtgtgcagctctgctctgtagactgcgccttttgggtcggtgcgccatatgtatgttttaaatctaaaaatgacacacaaaaatgagggtgcgcctttccacacggtgcgccgaatggtcgcgaaaatacggtactagtAAAAATACTACATACCTCAACTACTGGTGACTCTGGCACAGTCTGAATCAACTTGGTGACCGTTTGAATGAAGGAATCAATTTGCTGTTTCCTACGCTCACTCAGGGCAACCTCTTTCAGGAGTTCTTCCATCTGTTACGGGTGAAAGATTGTTTTTATTCAGAGTCTTTGGGGTGTTTTTCCAGTCACTCTTTACATGAATTGAAAGGCACAAAAGCAATGAGTAGATTCCTTCTCATTCTTCTTGTGAACATGCCAGCAGTCTCACCTGCATTTTGAGAAGGCTGCAATGAAAAAGGGTCTCAGCCTCTTTCAGCTGGTTCAGCTCCTCTGCAGAAGGAGGTCTGTACAAATCATTTCGTGAGAGTTTCACTGGATGGATCGCTTCCTGCTCTCCATTGCCCTCAGATTTGGTTCTTTTGGCTTTTACCGGAGCCTCATCTTTCTCctcctgatcatcatcatcatcattggatGAATCCAAGAGAGGTATCTGCAAAACACCAACAGCAGAAATAAATCACTTTTGGAAGTATCCACATAAATTACTTGTATAAAGACAGCATAATAGAGGTAACCTTGATCTTACTACACAAGGtaacgtaaatgatcataaaTAAGGATTAGGTATATAGATCCATTCCACTGCCTGTCTTGTGAATGCAACACAAATGCCAGTTATATCCTTAAATATGTCGTTTTCATAAGCCATACACTTTTAGCAAGTTTTACCAATGTTACAAGTGCGAAATAACAGTCAAATAAAGCATGTAAGTACGTCCACGTACTTCTGAGAGAAAATCAGAAATTCTCCTGTTTGCTTTACGGCAATTTGCAAGAAAAGTCACATAGCTAGAAAAATCCACAGTCTTACCTCCACTGATTCCTCTGCAACGGTGCGCTTCTTTTTCATGTTGAAAATGTTAGCAAAGGTACCTACAATTTTGAAAGAATTATATGAGTGAATGAGTATAACTACACTTCTTCTCTTGCTTACGGGCTCACATGTGCTAAGGGGAATCCAAGCATGTTACCACGACAAGAAAAATATCTCTCTCATTGGTCCAGGAGCGGGAGAGCTGGATGCTGATTGGTTTACTCCTCTCTGTCAGCGCTTCCTGTTTGAGCAAGGTAGGTTGCATGAGCAGTCTGTGCATTGGAGATACAGTCGGTGTATAATATCATAAATGATTAGAGCTCTCTCGCGTTATAAACTGGAATAAAAACCAATGCACACAAGCATACGTTCCATCTTCAATGTGATAAATGCTTTGGTGAGTTGGTTTGGTTGATGTCCATGTTGTTAAGAGCATGGAAGCATAGACTACAATATCTTCAGATCCTACTTAAGAAATAGGGGCATCTTGTGTTCTGTCTGTGTTACTACAACGCCTGCAAATAACCCGGCAGGGTTttgtataaattaaaaataaataataaaataataaatatatttagtgTAAAATCCATCTTCCCAGGGTTTTTCTTCATAGCAGAGAACATAATAGAACGTTTAATCCGTAGTTCAGAATCATCAGACACAGCTCCACACATCACTTTCAGCCCAGGGTTAACTCCAAGAAAGGTTCAAATTCGTTTGCATCCTATTCTACCAACATGTGGAATTCCTTACCGACAGCCAGAAAAGAGAGCAAATCCCTAATCTCCTTCAAGTCTGCCCTAAAAAGCCACCTACAGGAGGCTGCTACTCATAACTGGGAATAATCAAAGCCTCTACTGCACATCCCGCTGTTCCTTCTGattattgtttcttgtttttgtttttttgttttgttttctgcttttgttttgtattacctagcttattctatttgtctcatcacctttttagtctctctcggggcaaaataacagtaaattccccccttttcttttcttttttacaatcttccctacaaagtactgcttcttacctgtatgtcatttaatgttatatgagtttaaaaaaggtctccaatgtaaacaagtgtaatgctttcttggaataatgccttttagttgactttgtatcagcaaatctgtactgtcatgaaactgtacctgatcctatgcaactctcctaataaattcttcaatcaatcaatcaatcagagtGGTGTGCACCCGTTTATGAAGATCCTGATCTTAATAATGTGTTGAAGGTCACTGAACATGCTCAAACACCTGTCTGGGAAAATTTGTCAAAATGTCCATTTGATCACCATCAAACCAAATAGATAATGTTTAAGTCTCTTTTTGAAGattacaatcttttttttttttttggtgaacAAATATTTAATCTtcattactattgttatctGGCATTTATTTAGTTTGTCATACGTGTAAAAGGGACTTCAGGAATCTGTCTTGCCTTCCTCAAGGTATTTGAGGAGTACAGGTGTTGGAGGGGAAAAAGGGACTGAGGCAATCACCCTCTCTGCAGAAATAATGATATTCTGCAGTCTGCACTTATCTCTGCATTTGCAGCACAGTAGCTTACCAAACAAGGATGTtggtggtgaggatggactcagcAGTGGCAGTGTAGAAGTGAATCAACATTGTCTTTGGCGGTTTAAATTTCCTCAATTGCCCCAGGTTGTAGGTTACACCCTCTTTTGTTCCTTCTTTATGAGGGAGCCGATGTCCAGCTGTCACCCCAAGTCCTGGGTGATGATGGAGTCCAGGAAGCAGAAGGTCTCTACATTGCCTATTTGAGAATCATACGGGGTGATTTGAAAGTGTGGGCACACTCTTCCTGCAGTCCTCACCAATTAAGATTAgaatagaaataagaaaataaaatttgcagaGGAGAATACTTGCAGTGAAATTTGCTCAGCTTGATGCGATGCATGCACAAGAGGCACACATCCTTGAGCCCAGGAATCTGGAGTTGCTGACATAGGCTCTGAGTTTTCTGTTTTAGCTAATTCTCCCTCTTCATCTCCTTCATCCAGAAACAACATCTGCTGCTCTactgtgtgtgtgaggtagcTCTTGATCCGGAGTGGTGTGAAGGGAATAATCttaataaagaaaatggaaagtgGAACTAACAGTATTAGTACAAAATTATGTAAGGATAAAATGCGTTaagaaatattttattattatacaaGTTTGTTCATGAGTTTCAGTCAATAATATATACAAAATTAGctgaaatttaaaagaaaaaccttaTACAACATTTCAGTTTTACCTGTCTTTCAATGTCCAATTTATCCATGACTGTAGTTAGCAGTTCATCCATTATCTCTGCCACTGTTTTATCCGCATCCTCCTGGATCAGCATATTAGTCCACATCTCGGCTCGAGAGGCTTCTGTAAAATGTGAAATAcatatgataaaataaaaacaaaaaaatagacATTCTAAGACCAATGTTTGTGATGAAAAGCTTTATGTATTAAATGTTTAAACAATTCCAATGCAGCGAACAAGGAACATTATGGTGTATTTACCAGGTTTCATGCAGCTTTGGACTtatcaccagtccacttactgtgtttgtgtgtgtgtgtgtgggcgtgtgagtgtatgtacacgtgtatgagtgtgagtgagggtgtgtgtacgcctggggggtggggggtggggtcgtatgggatgttttaaattgtatttttgattgttattttattttgtatgtaaagcaccatgtgttgcatttatattgcatgatttggtgctatataaataaataaagtttgaagtttgaagtttATCTTATATTAAACATCAGAGACAACGGTTGACATTTGAAACTGTGGAATGAATATTATAATCACAAAACCCAATAGTACAACGAGATACATCAAAACATATGACTCATCCATCGTTTATTTGTTTGAATGGTTGATCATaaatgtagcttaataaaacgaTTTAGGAAACTATATCTATGGACtttgaaacaaatatttttttatatttattagtGTTTGTTACTGTAGCATAGGCGAGCGGAGCTGAGTGAACTAGAATAAGTCATATAAGGTCCGTCTTGGAgaagtcaacactgtgtccattgcataaggacattatgggacggtagtgattgtttcAGGtcggtgttaccaaggaaaccgagttatggcttgttaaaaaatcttacaggttacaacggctgcagacgaaagattaaatagtccgctcagccgctcagctgtggcttgttataaaactaatgattacAACtgaaaagcatgaataactgatttaatattgatgttttttggtaagtgacttGCAGGATAATGCCCATTATCCCTTATTCCAAAGAGTTTATCTAAGGGGTGAAAAATTATGTTTGAACAGCATCTTCCAGAAATTGAGAATGTGATTATGGAAATTTGAAGCCCACTACTAATAACTGAAAAagtaatatattatttattgttactATAACACAGGTTGCTCTCTCCATAACGACCCATCAGCCGTTTGACTCAATGTTGTAACACCAATGTAACGTAGACTGTTCACAATTGTAAGTGCTACTCATGCCACGATTGGAAAAGAAAATAACGTAGCTCGTAATACAGTAGGCTACAGTGTgggaatatttataaatacaggttaaatgatcagtgaatgggggtaggactaaataagtttacacttcttcctactccttttttgacacatgtaaatcaagataacaagttttaaaggatgaaattctttgttgtttttttgttgttttttgttttgttttcttaaacttctcatgaagtgttgttttgtttgtgtttttttttttttacatgttttttacatgttcaaaaataaaaatataatatactacCGATAGTAATCACTGCCATGTTCCTTGGAGTTAAAGTCAAATTTTGTGTGTTTCCTCTCCCTCGTAACGTCTCcagttgccttttttttttttttttttttttttgtctccggTTGCTGAGCAACCGAGTACGCAACGATGACGTAACACGTAGAGGTACGTCGTCTCTATGGCTGCGGAGGACGCATATTGctaacggctgatttatggtcccgcgttacaccaacgcagatcatacgccgtaggctctgcgtcgatttaccgcggacccataattcaggcttatcCCTGTTGCTCTCCTCATAGTGGGTCGTTCACTTAAACTTTAATCCATCATATTTGGGCCAGTGGCGGCTGAAACAACTATTGTGTTGCCCAAAATCACAGGTATGTCCACTCCAAATTTCACCTTTCATTGCTAACAACTGCAGCTGCCTTCTGCTAGTAACCCATCTAGCTCCCTGCTAAATACTGAATGTGTGCAAATTCCTGCTCGCTATAATTTGTTTGTTAATAAAACTAGCGCTTTTAGTTGTGGTGACATTTATCGTCTTGTTTAACACCGATACTGTTTTCAACAAGCTGCATCGTTTCAGAGCCAGCTTCGGGATGTATCACAAAGAGAAGAGCATCCAGATGAAGACCAGCGCGTCTGCGCTGGGCAACAACCTGAGCGTGCTGCGGGTGGCGCCGCGGCGGCTCAGCTACTTCACCGTGGTGCACGCCAACCTGGTCAGCATGATCAGCGCGGCCTGGGACGGACTCAACTACTCCCACCGCCAGCTGCAGTCCAAGGAGCCCAACGTGGCCACCAGCACGTCTCTCATCATGCAGGTCAGGCCccaccaggggcgaaaatcctgtttcatagttgggggggacaataaacagtaacattttagagaataaatccagtgggggacaaggaataaaagttttagccttcctttaatacagcattttgacatttccatctctatctcgcaaacaggcagaagacctttcttagagcaatacaaaacaatggtattaggtggaaggtggcaataatacagcacatctgacataatacactgcaaaaacccaaaatctgtcttatttctagttaaaatgtctcatttttagttaaaacaagactcatcactggaaaaaaaacaattttcacttgtttcaagtagattttcacttgaaataagtagaaaaatctgccagtggaacaagatttttttgcttgtaatgagaagataaatcttgttccactggcagatttttctacttatttcaagtgaaaatttacttgaaacaggtgaaaattgttgttttttttccagtgatgagtcttgttttaagtgtaatgagattttactgtttattattattttcgatttcggtttcggccacaaattttcattttggtgcatcactactaaatactactgcattgttccaaaattattaattctgtctcaaattattctaggggggacagctttactaatgggggggacttgtcccccctgtcccccccgggattttcggcCCTGGGCCCCACCACgtgtttttctgtgtgtattgttttttattgtcttCGTTTACCCAGTTTGTAGTATTTTTATAGTGAGGGCAGGTGAAATATACACATTTCTTCATTCTCCTCAAATGTActcgactgtctcagaaaattagaatattgtgataaagttctttattttctgtaatgcaattaaaaaaaaaaaaaaaaaatgtcatacattctggattcattacaaatcaactgaaatattgcaagccttttattattttaatattgctgattatggtttacagtttaagattctcagaatattatctctaattttttgagataggatatttgagttttcttaagctgtaagccatgatcagcaatattaaaataataaaaggcttgcaatatttcagttgatttgtaatgaatccagaatgtatgacatttttgcattacagaaaataaaggactttatcacaatattctaattttctgagacagtcctgtatgcataAACGAGCATTGCATCTGTGCATTTCCCCAAACTGTGtacaggcaaggcaagtttatttacaggactgtctcagaaaattagaatattgtgattttctgtaatgcaattacaaaaacaaacatgtcatacattctgtattcattacagatcaactgaaatattgcaatccttttattattttaatattgctgatcatggtttacagcttgagaaaactcaaatatcctatctaaaaaaattagaatattctgggaatcttaatcttaaactgtaagccataatcagcaatattaaaataataaaaggcttgcaatatttcagttgatttgtaatgaatccagaatgtatgacatttttgtttttttaattgcattacagaaaataaagaactttatcacaatattctaattttctgagacagtcctgtatatagcacaattcaacacaaggtaattcaaagtgctttacgtcgacattaaaagtggcaagacataattagacagtaaataacaaatacaatttaaataaaattatgagaaaagaaggtaaaataataaaaagcacaagctgctgatttaagagtacgcttaaataacaaataaaagaaataaaatgataagaaaagaggtaaaataataaaaagcacaagttgttaaaaataagggcagtagagtacagcaggtaagtatttaatttaggagtacgcttgagtaaacagtaatgtttttagcccagatttaaaggagctgacagttggagcagacctcaggtctacagcagtggtcctcaactttttttcagtgatgtaccccctgtgaaatattttttcagccaagtacctcCTAACCAgcacaaagcacttttggttgtaaaaaaaaaaacctaaaacagagcactgtgccatcagtaactgatttattaaacataaaaatattgctgctacgcttcaaccacgactccatcgttggtccaagtgattgacaggtgaagccaggtggcatttgacaggttaggtggaaccatcctggtgtgggggatactctgcagttttaggataataagttgaatagcctactcctgaagataaaattaattttatgaatttagacttatattttcctcaattatttatgaaatatttatttttaaaggatttttgcatggaagctactttttaaatatatgtatattttaaaatctcacgtaccccctggagtgccttcacgtacccccaggggtacacgTACCCCCATTGGAGAACCActggtctacaggaagtttgttccaccgataaggagcagaataactgaacactgcctcaccttgcttggttcttgttcttgggacaaacatcaaaccagatccagatgaacctaaggggtctgggagcttcataggaactaacagatcaagcatgtattttggtccaagaccattcaggtctttgtagaccagcagtaagattttaaactctatcctttgactcactggaagccagtgtagtgatttcatgaccggtgtaatatgcaAATATATGCATAAACGAGCATTGCATCTGTGCatttcccccaaaactgtgtACTAATATACAGTTTTCCCATTGACAGGCTGCATTTTGTGTTCTGCCCTCTCGTGATCTGCTGGTTGTGGCCTCACAGAAGGGTATCCAAGTGAGTTATCTgttctctgatgtcacagagaGTTCCTGCATTGTTTGTAGTACTCACTGAAATGCCTTTGTAGAAGTTTACTTTTATGTAAAACTGTTGTATGAATTTGCAGATGTATGAATCAGATGGCTCTATCATGGTATACTGGCATGCACTGGATACACCTGAAGCCCCTATAGGTAACCTTACTGAGACACAATAAAGTATGCACTCATTCATATGAAGACATATGTCATTAGCATTAAAACTCACATTCAAATAGCTGCTGATCCATCCACAGAACACACATTTTCTTCAATTAAAATCAAAATGACAAGAGGGAACACACACATTCAATTTTAACATACTGAATACAATTTTGCTAAGACAAATTTTCACGAAGTTTCTTTTGTATTGATTTTAGCATTTGTTCTTAATTGCATGTTTGTACATTTGCACATTTGTATCTgtgataaaaatgttttatccaGAGTTTCATGTTACTCATAGAAGTAATTTCTACCCCAGGACAGGCAGTGTTTGCTCGTGGGATATCAGCAGTGTCTGAAAATTATATATGTGTGGGTAAGTACTGAgttaaatatattttcttttctatACGGGAACATTTTACAGTCTACCCATCTTTTGCTCCAGGTGTTTCATCAGGTCAAGTTCTAGTGTTTGATGTCCCCAGTAAAGGAAGTAACATCACACTGTCTGAGGTCCTGGAGGAGCACAAGGAGTCCATCACTGATATGGCATCAGAGTGTTCTGGTAGCCAggtatggtgtgtgtgtgtgtgtggacattTGTTAATACAGGGCATCTGCCTTGAACAATAGAGGATTTTTGATGTTATTACTGTGTATAATATCTCAAAGGAAGAACAGGCATTCTATTACTTACATATTCCCATACCCTCTCTTCCTGTATCTGTTCCTTCAGGAGTGTATAGCCAACATGGTCACTGCAGATGATGGGGGCGGACTGTGTGTGTGGAAGTCTGGGGAGGAATTTCAGCTTCTCAACAAGATCTCTGGTTTTGAGTAGGATGTTTAATATCTTGTAGTTTTGTGGTCAGAGTATATAGTAAAACTAAACTTGAAGGTATTTAATATGAGGGGATTAGTAGTTACAAAGCAACCTATTATTAACTCTCTTTCCTCTTTTGTCTCTGGCTTTGTACATTGTGGCTCTTACCATCTGTAATTGATAGTCTTTTCCGCTATGCTTTGATTATTCTTCATTTCCTTTGCTTCCATAATCTAATATCCAATGTCTTTTCTCTGTTCTTCCTGGATGTCATTGTTCTTTCATATTTCCACTTGCTATCAGCATGAGTTGCTCATCTGTCAAGTTGTGGAAAGGTACAGTGGTGGCAGGTTATGGTACGGGCCAGATCCGTCTCTATGAAGCAGTGACAGGAATTCTGCATGCTGAAGTCAATGCTCACGCTCGCTGGATATACTCGTTGGACATTGCTCCCTTTTCTGGACTGGTGAGTTGTATAAACAAAATGTATGGAAAGGAAAGAAGTCATTTTCTTTGCTCCTATTTTTATATATTGCTATTTTGCAAGTGAAGGCACAAACAGTATACAGTTAACAATATTAAGATCCATTTGAAAGTTTGACCTTTCAGAATTCAGTTTAAAAATATTCCAGATCGTCATAAGATTTTCACATAAATCCTTATAAATAGACAAAGACCCTAACCA
This genomic interval carries:
- the wdr54 gene encoding WD repeat-containing protein 54, coding for MYHKEKSIQMKTSASALGNNLSVLRVAPRRLSYFTVVHANLVSMISAAWDGLNYSHRQLQSKEPNVATSTSLIMQAAFCVLPSRDLLVVASQKGIQMYESDGSIMVYWHALDTPEAPIGQAVFARGISAVSENYICVGVSSGQVLVFDVPSKGSNITLSEVLEEHKESITDMASECSGSQECIANMVTADDGGGLCVWKSGEEFQLLNKISGFDMSCSSVKLWKGTVVAGYGTGQIRLYEAVTGILHAEVNAHARWIYSLDIAPFSGLLLSAAEDSLVRVWLLTVTPDTNSVEIAHLHNECVTDTQICGAKFCDGDGYAFAVTGYDLSEIIRYVQS